A portion of the Poecilia reticulata strain Guanapo linkage group LG23, Guppy_female_1.0+MT, whole genome shotgun sequence genome contains these proteins:
- the msrb3 gene encoding methionine-R-sulfoxide reductase B3 isoform X1, translating to MAVFLRRGLLLAFLRTLGQGSNKAYPSALPAAVLGACRSKKTWPVSFPQEELRKRLTPKQFHVTQERGTESAFTGEFAYHKEEGTYHCVVCGAPLFSSDSKFDSGSGWPSFFDLLKEESVSLADDFSYGLHRVETTCSQCGAHLGHLFDDGPKPTGKRYCINSASLAFQAAGPDEGRASTSCGAATSGKADL from the exons ATGGCTGTCTTCCTTAGACGTGGGCTCCTCTTGGCCTTTCTTCGTACCCTTGGACAAGGCAGCAACAAAGCCTACCCCTCTGCTCTACCTGCAGCTGTTCTAG GAGCCTGTAGGAGTAAGAAGACCTGGCCAGTGAGTTTCCCTCAGGAGGAACTGAGGAAACGCCTCACCCCAAAGCAGTTCCATGTCACTCAGGAGAGAGGAACCGAGAG TGCCTTTACTGGGGAGTTTGCATACCATAAAGAGGAGGGAACCTATCACTGTGTTGTCTGTGGGGCCCCTCTCTTCAG CTCAGATTCTAAATTTGACTCGGGATCAG GCTGGCCGTCCTTCTTTGACTTGTTGAAGGAGGAGTCCGTCTCTCTGGCTGATGATTTCTCCTACGGCTTACACAGAGTAGAGACTACCTGCAGCCAG TGTGGAGCTCATCTTGGTCACCTGTTTGATGACGGTCCAAAACCTACAGGAAAACGCTACTGCATCAACTCTGCTTCCCTGGCGTTTCAGGCCGCAGGCCCGGATGAGGGCAGAGCCTCGACCTCCTGCGGCGCTGCCACTAGCGGGAAGGCTGACCTGTAG
- the rint1 gene encoding RAD50-interacting protein 1: MAAVTEEQQDSPMRKSSDQLKEKVSQRNEGVPDDLGEQEDYGPEFLETEQSDILNSSRNVCELLEKIREETEALEEQVVTVCSSVPPKVAAALSAAVEVRCSLDELLQREQLISNKLQQHLQGTKQWMEDLGQTCKHVDFIERSMKYLKCLHHMEELSAAVQQSLMINSVWDAIKGVESMTALDCDLNQSQCSHLRDFLRKTLCFWHNIIKDRLTSDFEKVLAQLQWPVITPNQSVTPPANHQELSSQLEGLLLQLLALQTSDDLISQKASASTQGAPPGSSSTLSPAALPLCLPIQIMLQPLTKRFRYHFYGNRQTNSIHKPEWYLTQVLKWMENSTTFMEEKIQPVFDRSGQTISAKVALCQGLVCLVQEKVASDASRMLYDDGLFCHLVEEVLQFEKDLRSHHSYPAALPALLHILLDDAFLQKWLAVERKMAVEKMDAMLSAEGAWTSQYKDISDMDELKAPECAETFMTLLQVITERYRALPSPAAQLRFFGLQKELVDDFRIRLTQVMKEESRCPLGVRYCAILNAVNYISTILRDWGDNVFFLQLQQAAVSLGQQEVLGSLEMTEVGRLASLEGSLFDGLLSLLDRLKGDMLGRLLHFLMRDTAEKAQPYCQERWLSIPPPQDQSAMSLSSSACPMMLCVRDRLLNLHQVLSVSLFQLAWQGLAEKLDNFIYQEVILSNHFSDGGAAQLQFDMTRNLFPLFGHYCRRPENFFKHVKEACIILCLKVGSAILLKDLLKRSEQETTDFEDPSPESALNELGIFCLAPCDVLILLNLKASFPGI; the protein is encoded by the exons ATGGCTGCAGTTACAGAGGAGCAACAAGACTCCCCAATGAGAAAAAGTAGCGATCAGTTAAAAGAGAAGGTTTCTCAGAGGAATGAAGGAGTTCCTGATGATTTGGGGGAGCAGGAGGACTACGGACCGGAGTTTCTGGAGACGGAGCAGAGCGACATCCTGAATTCCTCCAGGAATGTTTGtgagctgctggaaaagatcCGAGAGGAGACCGAAGCTTTGGAGGAGCAG gttGTGACTGTTTGCAGTTCTGTTCCTCCTAAAGTTGCAGcagctctttctgctgcagTGGAGGTCAGATGTTCTCTGGACgagctgctgcagagagagCAGCTCATCTCCAACAAGCTGCAGCAG CACCTACAGGGGACCAAGCAGTGGATGGAGGATCTGGGCCAGACATGTAAACATGTGGATTTCATAGAGAGATCGATGAAATACCTGAAGTGCCTTCACCACATGGAGGAGCTTAG TGCTGCAGTCCAGCAGTCTCTGATGATCAACAGTGTGTGGGATGCCATAAAGGGAGTGGAGAGCATGACAGCCCTGGACTGTGATCTAAACCAATCCCAATGTTCCCATCTTCGTGACTTTCTCCGGAAAACTCTTTGTTTCTGGCACAACATCATCAAGGATCGACTGACCAG tGATTTTGAGAAAGTGTTGGCTCAGCTGCAGTGGCCCGTCATCACACCGAACCAGTCAGTGACTCCGCCTGCTAACCACCAGGAGCTGAGCAGCCAGCTGGAGGGACTGCTGCTGCAGCTACTGGCTCTGCAGACCTC CGATGACCTCATATCTCAGAAGGCCTCAGCCTCCACCCAAGGAGCGCCGCCTGGCTCTTCATCCACCCTGTCCCCTGCAGCACTGCCCCTCTGCCTGCCCATTCAGATCATGCTGCAGCCGCTCACCAAGAGGTTCAGATACCACTTCTATGGAAATCGCCAAACCAACTCCATACACAAG CCAGAGTGGTACCTCACTCAGGTTCTGAAATGGATGGAGAACAGCACCACCTTCATGGAGGAAAAGATTCAGCCTGTCTTTGACCGGTCTGGACAAACCATCAGTGCTAAG GTGGCGCTGTGTCAAGGCCTGGTGTGTTTAGTCCAGGAGAAGGTAGCCAGTGATGCGTCTCGAATGCTGTATGATGATGGGCTCTTCTGCCACCTGGTGGAAGAGGTGCTGCAGTTTGAGAAGGACCTGAGAAGCCATCATTCCTACCCGGCAGCGCTGCCCGCTCTGCTCCACATCCTGCTTGACGACGCCTTCCTTCAGAAGTGGCTCGCCGTGGAGAGGAAGA TGGCTGTGGAGAAGATGGATGCTATGCTGTCAGCTGAGGGAGCCTGGACTTCTCAGTACAAAGACATCAGTGACATGGATGAGCTGAAGGCACCAGAATGTGCAGAGACATTCATGACTCTCCTGCAGGTCATCACAG AACGGTATCGGGCCTTGCCCAGTCCTGCAGCACAGCTCAGGTTTTTTGGGTTGCAGAAGGAATTGGTTGATGACTTCCGCATACGACTAACTCAG gTGATGAAAGAGGAGTCCCGCTGCCCACTGGGGGTCCGGTACTGCGCCATCCTCAATGCAGTCAACTACATTTCAACCATTCTGAGAGACTGGGGGGACAATGTG tttttcctccagctgcagcaggctgCAGTTTCTCTGGGACAGCAGGAGGTTCTGGGCAGCCTGGAGATGACAGAAGTCGGGCGTCTGGCCTCCTTGGAGGGGTCTCTGTTCGATGGTCTGCTGTCACTGCTGGATCGACTGAAGGGAGACATGTTGGGAAGACTGCTGCACTTTCTAATGAGAGACACGGCTGAAAAAGCCCAGCCATACTGTCAGGAAAG ATGGTTGTCCATTCCACCTCCTCAAGACCAGTCTGCCATGTCCCTGTCCAGTTCAGCGTGTCCCATGATGCTTTGCGTGAGGGACAGACTGTTGAACCTTCATCAGGTCCTGAGTGTTTCTCTGTTCCAACTTGCCTGGCAGGGTTTGGCAGAGAAACTGGACAACTTCATCTATCAAGAG GTTATTTTGTCTAATCACTTCAGTGATGGTGGAGCAGCTCAGCTTCAGTTTGACATGACCAGAAACTTGTTCCCTCTGTTCGGCCATTACTGCAGAAGACCTGAGAACTTCTTTAAGCA TGTGAAGGAAGCGTGCATTATTTTGTGTCTAAAGGTTGGCTCTGCCATTCTCCTGAAGGATCTCCTTAAACGCTCCGAGCAGGAGACAACAGACTTTGAAGATCCTTCACCAGAGTCTGCTCTGAATGAGTTGGGAATTTTCTGCTTGGCACCATGTGATGTGTTAATCCTTCTCAACCTCAAAGCTTCATTTCCAGGAATTTAA
- the msrb3 gene encoding methionine-R-sulfoxide reductase B3 isoform X3: MNHQYTRGNMEKLSNKERVLSESGACRSKKTWPVSFPQEELRKRLTPKQFHVTQERGTESAFTGEFAYHKEEGTYHCVVCGAPLFSSDSKFDSGSGWPSFFDLLKEESVSLADDFSYGLHRVETTCSQCGAHLGHLFDDGPKPTGKRYCINSASLAFQAAGPDEGRASTSCGAATSGKADL; this comes from the exons ATGAATCATCAATACACCAgaggaaacatggaaaaactgAGCAACAAGGAAAGGGTTTTATCTGAGTCAG GAGCCTGTAGGAGTAAGAAGACCTGGCCAGTGAGTTTCCCTCAGGAGGAACTGAGGAAACGCCTCACCCCAAAGCAGTTCCATGTCACTCAGGAGAGAGGAACCGAGAG TGCCTTTACTGGGGAGTTTGCATACCATAAAGAGGAGGGAACCTATCACTGTGTTGTCTGTGGGGCCCCTCTCTTCAG CTCAGATTCTAAATTTGACTCGGGATCAG GCTGGCCGTCCTTCTTTGACTTGTTGAAGGAGGAGTCCGTCTCTCTGGCTGATGATTTCTCCTACGGCTTACACAGAGTAGAGACTACCTGCAGCCAG TGTGGAGCTCATCTTGGTCACCTGTTTGATGACGGTCCAAAACCTACAGGAAAACGCTACTGCATCAACTCTGCTTCCCTGGCGTTTCAGGCCGCAGGCCCGGATGAGGGCAGAGCCTCGACCTCCTGCGGCGCTGCCACTAGCGGGAAGGCTGACCTGTAG
- the msrb3 gene encoding methionine-R-sulfoxide reductase B3 isoform X2 gives MSGFNLLHLITKSQPVSLRSCSLPSGACRSKKTWPVSFPQEELRKRLTPKQFHVTQERGTESAFTGEFAYHKEEGTYHCVVCGAPLFSSDSKFDSGSGWPSFFDLLKEESVSLADDFSYGLHRVETTCSQCGAHLGHLFDDGPKPTGKRYCINSASLAFQAAGPDEGRASTSCGAATSGKADL, from the exons ATGTCGGGCTTCAATCTGCTGCATCTAATAACCAAGAGTCAGCCTGTGTCTCTGAGGTCCTGCAGTCTCCCCTCAG GAGCCTGTAGGAGTAAGAAGACCTGGCCAGTGAGTTTCCCTCAGGAGGAACTGAGGAAACGCCTCACCCCAAAGCAGTTCCATGTCACTCAGGAGAGAGGAACCGAGAG TGCCTTTACTGGGGAGTTTGCATACCATAAAGAGGAGGGAACCTATCACTGTGTTGTCTGTGGGGCCCCTCTCTTCAG CTCAGATTCTAAATTTGACTCGGGATCAG GCTGGCCGTCCTTCTTTGACTTGTTGAAGGAGGAGTCCGTCTCTCTGGCTGATGATTTCTCCTACGGCTTACACAGAGTAGAGACTACCTGCAGCCAG TGTGGAGCTCATCTTGGTCACCTGTTTGATGACGGTCCAAAACCTACAGGAAAACGCTACTGCATCAACTCTGCTTCCCTGGCGTTTCAGGCCGCAGGCCCGGATGAGGGCAGAGCCTCGACCTCCTGCGGCGCTGCCACTAGCGGGAAGGCTGACCTGTAG
- the lemd3 gene encoding inner nuclear membrane protein Man1, translated as MASTQLTDEELFSQLKCFGYTPGPVTENTRPVYLKKLKKFREEQQQQQRGKGRVSGTSSSSSTGAPRPVRHDVRRLSSGRRPGLKSSVLGFSSDESDAETPLKRKNLDHMKRPSRSPHLQQQQQLKIRAATPLNEANKKQYGVGTALKSNSFPNPDGQTSASLGWETGKRSMHDPESRDEDVSDEVQNSHPVNGRSAARLNTSKLAGEYSDSDEEEAGGPGGPERDRRCLELRRIYTSGPFSSHVDGGGSRTGGKNCTLNPLGNRAMAGGREEYEERGKKGDLDASGGLRSHMLPRKPIYVSLGEDHQSKTGENNHINSEEGASGSNMASVALRPRYRGSYSPTLSPQGGYSNHSPVPNHAYGPGTQKKKPTAPEDELLLQFKREEQPSSGSFSAHYLSMFLLTAACLFFLLLGLMYIRMRGSGSPAGDGVIKSHPFGSNFDSSYSKTEKDVILKLLLSLHDHLAIVAGHHDCGEQQYASRSLSREQVTHYLLAQDGDFKDFIDVSLEWIIRAGQDVGIRLSGELADDLVTDVSEISWLESTHPRMPFTCRFRRALLTVMNKVLVVAVVVGLVCSVICYVKYRWRREEEETRQMYDMVERIIDVLRTHGEACQENRDLEPYLPIPHVRDSLVQPQDRRKMKKVWERAVKFLSANESRIRTETQQIKGADFMVWRWIQPPLSSDKSKMWQGKAFPLDRRNSPPNSLTPCLKIRNMFDPDMEVGDSWDLAIQEAILEKCSDNDGIVHISVDKNSKEGCVYVKCLSAEHSGKAFKALHGSWFDGKLVTVKYLRLDRYHQRFPQAQGCSAPLKAYSLHQTPAPCPLQHGGPNSSGFS; from the exons ATGGCGTCGACGCAGTTAACAGATGAGGAGCTTTTTTCCCAGTTGAAGTGCTTCGGTTACACTCCTGGCCcagtcacagaaaacacacgTCCGgtgtatttaaagaaactgaagaagtttcgcgaggagcagcagcagcagcagcggggtAAAGGCCGAGTCAGCGGgacgagcagcagcagcagcactgggGCACCAAGGCCAGTTAGACATGACGTCAGGCGCCTGAGCTCCGGTAGGAGACCGGGCCTAAAGTCCTCTGTTCTCGGCTTCAGCTCTGACGAATCTGACGCGGAAACGCCACTGAAAAGAAAGAACCTGGATCACATGAAAAGACCCAGCCGAAGCCCACAccttcaacaacaacaacagctgaaGATTAGAGCAGCTACGCCTCTTAACGAGGCTAACAAGAAGCAGTATGGCGTTGGGACTGCTCTGAAAAGCAATTCATTCCCGAACCCAGACGGACAGACAAGTGCCTCGCTGGGTTGGGAAACTGGTAAAAGATCTATGCATGATCCTGAATCCAGGGACGAAGACGTTAGTGATGAAGTGCAGAATTCCCACCCGGTTAATGGTCGCAGCGCCGCTCGCCTGAACACTAGCAAACTAGCCGGAGAGTACTCAGACTCGGACGAGGAGGAAGCTGGGGGCCCTGGAGGCCCAGAGCGAGACCGAAGGTGTTTGGAGCTGCGACGGATTTACACAAGCGGACCATTTTCTTCGCATGTAGACGGCGGAGGGTCCCGGACCGGAGGGAAAAACTGTACGCTTAATCCGCTTGGGAACAGAGCCATGGCAGGCGGCAGAGAGGAGTATGAGGAGAGAGGGAAGAAAGGAGACCTGGACGCATCGGGAGGCTTACGGAGCCACATGCTTCCCAGGAAGCCGATCTACGTGTCCCTCGGCGAGGACCACCAGAGTAAGACCGGAGAAAACAACCATATTAACAGCGAGGAGGGGGCGTCCGGCAGCAACATGGCCAGCGTCGCGCTGAGACCGCGCTACCGCGGTTCCTACAGCCCGACCCTGAGCCCTCAGGGGGGCTACTCTAATCACAGCCCCGTCCCGAACCACGCATACGGCCCGGGAACCCAGAAGAAGAAGCCAACTGCCCCAGaggatgagctgctgctgcagtttaaaAGAGAGGAGCAACCTTCCTCCGGAAGCTTCAGCGCGCACTACCTGTCCATGTTCCTGCTCACCGCAGCCTGcctctttttcctcctgctCGGCCTCATGTACATCCGCATGAGGGGCTCGGGATCCCCGGCGGGGGATGGTGTCA TTAAGAGTCACCCGTTTGGCAGCAACTTTGACTCCTCATAT agtAAGACAGAAAAAGACGTGATCctaaagctgctgctcagcCTCCATGATCACCTGGCCATCGTTGCTG GTCATCATGACTGTGGAGAGCAGCAGTATGCTAGCAGGAGTCTGTCCAGAGAGCAGGTCACACATTATTTACTG gcTCAGGATGGAGACTTTAAAGACTTCATTGACGTCTCTCTAGAGTGGATCATTCGAGCTGGCCAGGATGTCGGTATAAG GTTGAGCGGGGAGCTAGCTGACGACCTAGTGACGGATGTGTCTGAGATCTCTTGGTTGGAATCCACGCATCCCAGAATGCCGTTCACCTGCCGCTTTCGTCGAGCTTTGCTCACAGTCATGAACAAAGTCCTGGTCGTTGCCGTTG TTGTAGGCTTAGTGTGCAGTGTGATCTGCTACGTGAAGTATCgctggaggagagaggaggaggagacgagGCAGATGTACGACATGGTGGAGAGGATCATCG ATGTGTTAAGGACCCACGGTGAGGCATGCCAAGAGAACCGGGACCTAGAGCCTTACCTGCCCATCCCCCATGTCAGAGACTCCCTGGTTCAACCCCAGGATAG GAGAAAGATGAAGAAGGTTTGGGAGCGAGCCGTGAAGTTCCTCTCAGCTAACGAGTCCAGGATCCGGACAGAGACACAGCAGATCAAGGGAGCAGACTTCATGGTGTGGAGGTGGATCCAGCCGCCCCTCAGCTCTGACAAATCCAAGATGTGGCAGGGGAAAG cattcCCTCTAGATCGGAGGAATTCACCGCCCAACAGTCTGACTCCATGTCTGAAGATCAGAAACATGTTTGATCCAGACAT GGAGGTTGGTGACAGCTGGGACTTGGCCATCCAGGAAGCCATCCTGGAGAAATGCAGTGACAATGACGGCATCgttcatatttctgttgataagAACTCTAAAGAG GGCTGCGTCTATGTCAAGTGTCTTTCTGCAGAGCACTCAGGAAAAGCCTTCAAAGCCCTGCATGGCTCCTGGTTTGATG GTAAGCTGGTGACAGTCAAGTATCTGCGTCTGGACCGGTACCACCAGCGCTTCCCGCAGGCCCAGGGCTGCAGTGCGCCCCTGAAGGCGTACAGCCTCCACCAGACCCCGGCTCCCTGCCCACTGCAGCATGGGGGCCCCAACTCCTCAGGCTTCTCCTGA